The following proteins are encoded in a genomic region of Lachnospiraceae bacterium KM106-2:
- a CDS encoding sucrose-6-phosphate hydrolase — protein MIGWCGLPDIDEEYTNKTVETGWQHALSLPRKVLIRDGHVCQMPHDEFNELRRKKSHILIQGEETIREIGDTFDLELKNATNNAFTVTIDEHLQLLYENGCFTMSFDDANISGGRTERKLLCDQVRKMRVVADTSLLEVYLNDGESVFTTRFYPNSSSIQVRSKNCILDVWELVGMSMNIKEEEMGENE, from the coding sequence TTGATCGGTTGGTGCGGACTTCCAGATATCGATGAGGAGTATACGAACAAAACCGTTGAGACAGGGTGGCAGCATGCATTATCATTACCAAGAAAGGTCTTGATCCGAGACGGCCATGTGTGTCAGATGCCTCATGACGAGTTTAATGAGTTACGAAGAAAGAAAAGCCATATTTTGATCCAAGGTGAGGAGACCATTCGTGAAATTGGTGATACCTTTGACCTGGAACTAAAAAATGCAACAAATAATGCATTTACAGTAACAATTGATGAACATCTTCAGTTGTTATATGAAAATGGCTGTTTTACAATGAGTTTTGATGACGCCAACATAAGTGGAGGAAGAACAGAAAGAAAGCTCTTATGCGATCAAGTTAGAAAGATGAGAGTGGTTGCTGATACCTCCCTATTAGAAGTATATCTAAATGATGGAGAGTCAGTCTTTACAACGAGATTTTATCCAAATAGCTCAAGTATCCAAGTAAGAAGTAAGAATTGTATTTTGGATGTTTGGGAGCTAGTTGGAATGTCGATGAACATAAAAGAAGAGGAGATGGGTGAGAATGAGTAA
- a CDS encoding sucrose-6-phosphate hydrolase has translation MTNSIQTASEDAYRLQFHLMPPKGWLNDPNGLCQMNGRYHVYFQYAPTSADGSGDKCWGHYESEDLIHWVYTGIAIYPDKLNHKLDASGAYSGSALVENGVMYLYYTGNVKLPGDYDYTTSGRLSNTILITSEDGIHLSEKECVVDNKDYPEHYSCHIRDPKVWKYKESYYMVLGARTRKDTGAVILYVSKDKKNWELLKEISTKEKFGYMWECPDIFEVDGTCLLSISPQGLKREEYKNQNIYQSGYFKLPYTMDEIVDPNCEITDLGDFMEWDMGFDFMHLRHSKMKREDDY, from the coding sequence ATGACAAACAGCATTCAAACAGCATCAGAAGATGCCTATCGACTTCAATTTCATCTAATGCCACCGAAGGGCTGGTTAAATGATCCGAACGGATTATGTCAGATGAATGGAAGGTATCATGTATATTTTCAGTATGCACCGACAAGTGCAGACGGTAGTGGAGACAAGTGCTGGGGACATTATGAGAGTGAAGACTTAATACATTGGGTTTACACAGGAATTGCTATTTATCCGGATAAATTAAATCATAAACTAGATGCAAGCGGAGCCTATTCTGGCTCCGCTCTAGTGGAAAATGGAGTTATGTATTTATATTATACGGGAAATGTGAAGTTACCTGGAGATTATGATTATACGACGTCAGGTCGTCTCTCTAATACGATATTGATCACATCAGAAGATGGAATCCATCTTAGTGAGAAGGAATGTGTGGTCGATAATAAGGACTATCCAGAACATTATTCCTGCCATATTAGAGATCCGAAAGTTTGGAAATATAAAGAATCATACTATATGGTTCTTGGCGCCAGAACGCGTAAAGATACAGGAGCAGTCATCCTTTATGTTTCAAAGGATAAGAAAAACTGGGAGTTACTAAAAGAGATTTCGACCAAAGAAAAATTCGGATATATGTGGGAATGTCCGGATATTTTTGAAGTGGATGGGACTTGTCTCTTATCAATTTCACCACAAGGATTAAAACGAGAAGAATATAAAAATCAAAATATTTATCAATCTGGTTACTTCAAACTCCCTTATACGATGGATGAGATCGTGGATCCAAATTGTGAGATCACAGATCTTGGAGATTTTATGGAATGGGATATGGGATTTGATTTTATGCACCTCAGACATTCGAAGATGAAGCGGGAAGACGATTATTGA
- a CDS encoding PTS system, sucrose-specific IIB component: protein MDYKAIAKAVYENIGGKDNLVSAAHCATRLRLVIADNDKCNTKAVEELDGVKGVFFASGQLQVIFGTGVVNKVYEEFRELAGIEESSKEEVKQAASAKQNLFQRAIKTIGDVFVPIIPAIVASGLLMGLLEGLCNLYPAMADSTTYTILHLFSNAAFTYLPILIAISAAKVFGGNLFLGAVIGMIMIHPDLLNAWATSGVEIPKADVWFGLYQINMVGYQGHVIPVVIAVWLMSKLEKKLHQIVPEIIDLFVTPLVTVLVTGYLTLTIVGPVFSTLENGVLDSVRWLITLPFGLGGLVCGGLYAVTVVAGLHHMYNALEAGLLSSVGFNMWMPIATAANVAQGAACLALSIKTKNKKLKAIALPASLSSYMGITEPAIFGVNIRYGKAFISGCIGGACGALVAGILGVQATAYGITGIFGFLITTKFIWQYAVVMIVASVVAFVLSWISYKEEVEEVSARPELTLEDTKENTVYSPLEGNAIPLTTVNDATFAGEVLGKGYAVVPKTGRVVAPFDAKVETLFDTKHAIGLTSKDGIEVLIHVGINTVELNGQCFNAYVAEGDEVKAGQLLLEFDINGIKEAGYDTTTPVIVTNTFDYAEVKQVKEGEITFLEESLVVEK from the coding sequence ATGGATTATAAGGCAATAGCAAAAGCAGTCTATGAGAATATAGGCGGCAAAGATAACCTTGTTTCAGCAGCACATTGTGCAACAAGATTACGTCTTGTGATTGCTGACAATGATAAATGTAATACAAAAGCAGTTGAAGAACTGGATGGTGTCAAAGGAGTATTTTTTGCTTCTGGACAGCTTCAAGTTATTTTTGGAACTGGTGTTGTGAACAAAGTATATGAGGAATTTAGAGAACTTGCTGGAATTGAAGAATCTTCAAAGGAAGAAGTAAAACAAGCAGCAAGTGCAAAACAGAATTTATTCCAGCGTGCGATCAAGACGATCGGTGATGTATTCGTACCGATCATTCCAGCTATTGTAGCAAGTGGTCTATTGATGGGACTTTTAGAGGGATTATGTAACTTATACCCAGCAATGGCAGATTCAACAACTTATACAATCTTGCATTTGTTTAGTAATGCAGCATTTACTTATTTACCAATTCTGATCGCAATCAGTGCAGCGAAAGTATTTGGAGGTAACTTATTCCTCGGGGCTGTTATCGGTATGATCATGATTCATCCTGATCTATTGAATGCATGGGCAACTTCAGGAGTAGAGATTCCAAAAGCTGATGTATGGTTCGGTTTATATCAGATTAACATGGTTGGTTATCAAGGACATGTAATACCAGTTGTGATCGCAGTTTGGTTAATGTCTAAGTTAGAAAAAAAATTACATCAGATTGTCCCAGAAATAATCGATTTATTTGTAACACCATTGGTTACGGTATTAGTGACTGGATATTTAACTCTTACAATTGTAGGACCAGTTTTCTCAACATTAGAAAATGGTGTATTAGATTCTGTTAGATGGTTAATTACATTACCATTTGGTTTAGGTGGTTTAGTCTGTGGTGGATTATATGCAGTAACCGTAGTTGCAGGATTACATCATATGTATAATGCTCTTGAAGCAGGATTATTAAGTTCCGTTGGTTTCAATATGTGGATGCCGATCGCAACAGCAGCAAACGTAGCACAAGGTGCAGCATGTCTTGCCCTTTCTATTAAAACAAAAAACAAGAAATTAAAAGCAATCGCACTTCCAGCTTCCCTTTCTTCTTATATGGGAATTACAGAACCGGCAATCTTCGGTGTAAATATTAGATATGGAAAAGCCTTTATCTCTGGATGTATCGGTGGTGCATGTGGAGCCTTAGTAGCAGGAATTTTAGGCGTTCAGGCTACGGCTTATGGTATTACAGGTATATTTGGATTCTTGATCACTACAAAATTTATCTGGCAATATGCAGTAGTAATGATCGTAGCATCAGTGGTAGCATTTGTACTTTCCTGGATCTCTTATAAAGAAGAAGTAGAGGAAGTATCAGCAAGACCAGAATTAACATTAGAAGATACAAAAGAAAATACGGTATACAGCCCATTAGAGGGTAATGCGATTCCATTAACAACTGTAAATGATGCAACATTTGCAGGCGAAGTATTAGGAAAAGGTTATGCAGTAGTTCCTAAGACAGGCAGAGTTGTGGCTCCATTTGATGCAAAAGTTGAGACATTATTTGATACAAAGCATGCAATTGGTTTAACAAGTAAAGATGGAATTGAAGTATTGATCCATGTAGGGATTAATACAGTAGAATTAAATGGACAGTGCTTTAATGCTTACGTTGCAGAAGGCGATGAGGTAAAAGCGGGACAATTATTATTAGAATTTGATATTAACGGAATCAAAGAAGCCGGTTATGATACAACAACACCAGTCATTGTAACGAATACCTTTGATTATGCAGAAGTAAAGCAAGTGAAAGAAGGAGAGATTACTTTCCTAGAAGAATCACTTGTAGTTGAAAAATAG
- a CDS encoding sucrose operon repressor ScrR, LacI family yields the protein MTINEIAKMAGVSRATVSRYLNDGYVSEEKKLQIKKVIEETGYIPSMQAQNLRSKKTNLIGVIIPKINSESISEMVSGISSVLSKEGYQLLLADTENNEKEEVKYLRLFSENQVDGIILIGTILTANHKKLMKELQVPIIVLGQKVEGYSCVYQDDYHAAKEITEHLLCDASKVGYIGVTPKDVAVGKQRKKGFIKALEEKGLKESDAALYESQFTVDSGYEAAKQMFKEMENIDSIFCATDTIALGAMMYLQEKKIAVPGQVQVIGIGDSVMSRVNRPQLSTVHFHLKESGMEAANMLISMLSQDNPVEKQVRMGYEVILRDSLRKK from the coding sequence ATGACTATAAATGAAATTGCAAAAATGGCAGGAGTATCAAGAGCAACTGTTTCGAGATATCTAAATGATGGATATGTAAGTGAAGAGAAGAAATTGCAGATTAAGAAGGTGATTGAAGAGACAGGCTATATTCCTTCTATGCAGGCACAGAACTTACGTAGTAAGAAGACCAATCTAATCGGTGTCATCATCCCTAAAATAAATTCAGAATCAATTAGTGAAATGGTGTCTGGTATTAGTTCGGTATTATCGAAGGAAGGTTACCAGCTATTATTGGCAGATACGGAAAACAACGAGAAAGAAGAAGTGAAATATCTGAGATTGTTCTCAGAAAATCAAGTGGATGGAATTATTTTGATCGGAACAATCTTAACAGCAAATCATAAAAAGTTAATGAAAGAATTACAGGTTCCTATTATCGTGCTGGGGCAAAAGGTTGAGGGATATTCTTGTGTATACCAAGATGATTATCATGCAGCAAAAGAGATTACAGAGCATCTTTTATGTGATGCCAGTAAAGTAGGTTATATTGGAGTAACACCAAAGGATGTTGCGGTAGGTAAACAGAGAAAGAAAGGGTTTATCAAGGCACTCGAAGAGAAGGGATTAAAGGAATCGGATGCAGCTCTTTATGAAAGCCAGTTCACCGTTGACAGTGGCTATGAGGCGGCGAAGCAGATGTTTAAAGAAATGGAGAATATCGATTCGATCTTTTGTGCAACAGATACGATTGCACTTGGTGCAATGATGTACTTACAAGAGAAAAAGATCGCAGTACCTGGACAAGTTCAGGTTATTGGAATTGGAGATTCGGTTATGAGCAGAGTGAATCGACCACAGTTATCAACCGTACATTTTCATTTGAAGGAGAGCGGAATGGAAGCAGCGAATATGCTCATCTCTATGTTAAGCCAGGATAATCCGGTAGAAAAGCAAGTGCGTATGGGATATGAGGTGATTTTAAGAGATTCACTACGAAAAAAATAG
- a CDS encoding conserved domain protein, whose product MKKWKQYSSIVLTIILVILMVTPVTTKAAAVQSVKFTQSISQLDVGMEYTFAAQKKGIKKSIRFSVSDKKKASINAKTGAFLAKKCGLVKVIAKAGNKKVTKRVLIVGNNVTVTQKHYSKVYKLKKKTYCTITATYPTIAGKDKGIKAVNTAILKSFNTWKKQHSGFLSEAKASVKEQPDVIYGDDASFQITYNRNGFVNILCKGYEYRGGAHGMPYRRNEFYNVKTGRKLDLTDIKSGSSDAIKKEIVTAYSKLINKQPDIYWDNALETVEETSLDQFRWYVTEDGIVIYFDPYELAAYAQGFVEVTIPMN is encoded by the coding sequence ATGAAAAAGTGGAAACAGTATAGTAGTATCGTGCTGACGATTATCTTGGTTATTCTGATGGTTACACCTGTAACAACCAAAGCGGCGGCTGTTCAATCAGTAAAGTTTACGCAGTCGATCAGTCAACTTGATGTAGGAATGGAGTATACCTTTGCTGCACAGAAAAAAGGAATTAAGAAAAGCATACGATTCAGTGTATCCGATAAGAAGAAAGCTTCTATTAATGCGAAGACAGGTGCTTTTTTAGCGAAGAAGTGCGGTCTTGTCAAAGTAATTGCGAAAGCAGGAAATAAAAAGGTTACAAAACGTGTGTTAATCGTGGGTAATAATGTTACGGTCACTCAAAAGCATTATTCAAAGGTATATAAGTTAAAGAAAAAGACTTATTGTACCATTACAGCAACATATCCAACAATCGCAGGAAAGGATAAAGGGATTAAAGCTGTAAATACGGCTATCCTAAAGTCTTTTAACACTTGGAAGAAACAACATAGTGGTTTCTTAAGTGAAGCAAAAGCATCGGTGAAAGAGCAGCCAGATGTAATCTATGGTGATGATGCATCCTTCCAAATAACATATAATCGAAATGGATTTGTTAATATTTTGTGTAAGGGGTATGAATATCGAGGCGGAGCACATGGAATGCCATATCGAAGGAATGAATTTTATAATGTAAAGACAGGAAGAAAGCTTGATCTTACGGATATTAAGAGTGGATCTTCTGATGCAATCAAAAAAGAGATCGTTACTGCTTATTCTAAATTGATCAACAAGCAACCGGACATTTACTGGGATAATGCTTTAGAAACTGTGGAAGAGACAAGCTTAGATCAGTTCCGTTGGTATGTAACCGAAGATGGAATAGTGATATATTTTGATCCTTATGAACTTGCTGCTTATGCACAAGGTTTTGTCGAAGTAACCATTCCAATGAATTAG
- a CDS encoding sodium/glycine symporter GlyP — MFQTEEEGSGEVSSFAALCTALSATIGTGNIVGVATALVAGGPGALFWMWIAALFGMATKYAEGVLAIKYRVIDQTGHALGGPFYYIENGMGPKFKWLAKMFAFFGVGAGLLGIGTFTQVNGISNAVNNFFDPHNKNTISILGTSYSTTVVISSIILTLCVLLVIVGGIKRISNVSQTIVPFMAILYITACIVILVTNVKQIPAAFQTIISSAFGLRAVSGGALGSILLAMQKGIARGIFSNEAGLGSAPIAAAAARTNEPVRQGLVSMIGTFIDTVIICTMTGLTIVITNSHTKGLEGVAVTTRAFEQGLPIPGRYSAFLLMICLVFFAFTTILGWNYYSARCLEYLCPNRTGIMKLFQAVYIISVFIGPFVAVTAVWTIADIFNAMMAIPNLIAIIALSGVIIKETKSYFSRIRD; from the coding sequence ATGTTTCAGACAGAAGAAGAAGGAAGTGGTGAAGTTTCCAGCTTTGCTGCCCTTTGCACGGCACTAAGTGCGACGATCGGTACTGGTAATATCGTCGGTGTTGCAACTGCTTTAGTTGCAGGCGGGCCAGGAGCTTTGTTCTGGATGTGGATAGCTGCTTTATTCGGAATGGCAACAAAATACGCAGAGGGTGTTCTTGCTATAAAATATCGTGTCATCGACCAGACAGGTCATGCACTTGGTGGTCCTTTCTACTATATTGAAAATGGTATGGGACCTAAATTCAAGTGGCTTGCCAAAATGTTCGCTTTCTTTGGCGTTGGCGCAGGTCTTCTTGGAATCGGTACTTTCACACAAGTGAATGGTATCTCCAATGCGGTCAATAACTTCTTTGATCCTCATAATAAAAATACAATATCAATACTCGGCACATCTTATTCTACTACCGTTGTGATCAGCAGCATTATTCTTACCCTTTGTGTTCTGTTAGTCATCGTCGGTGGAATCAAGCGAATTAGTAATGTATCGCAGACCATTGTACCTTTTATGGCCATTCTCTACATTACCGCATGTATTGTTATTCTGGTTACCAATGTTAAACAGATTCCTGCTGCATTTCAGACGATCATAAGCAGTGCCTTTGGTCTTCGTGCTGTCAGCGGTGGTGCACTTGGTTCTATCTTACTAGCCATGCAAAAAGGTATTGCAAGAGGTATCTTTTCCAATGAAGCCGGCTTAGGAAGTGCACCGATCGCTGCAGCTGCCGCCAGGACAAACGAGCCAGTCCGACAAGGCCTTGTATCCATGATCGGAACTTTTATCGACACCGTTATCATCTGTACGATGACTGGACTAACGATCGTTATTACTAACTCGCATACAAAAGGATTAGAAGGCGTTGCCGTTACCACAAGAGCATTTGAACAGGGGCTCCCGATTCCTGGAAGATATAGTGCTTTTCTTCTTATGATATGCCTCGTCTTCTTTGCCTTTACTACTATTTTAGGATGGAATTATTACAGCGCTCGTTGTCTCGAATACTTATGTCCAAATCGTACTGGTATCATGAAACTGTTTCAGGCTGTCTATATCATATCCGTCTTTATTGGACCTTTTGTAGCCGTAACTGCTGTATGGACCATTGCTGATATCTTTAATGCCATGATGGCTATTCCTAACTTAATTGCCATTATTGCATTAAGCGGAGTCATTATTAAGGAAACGAAAAGCTATTTTTCAAGAATCCGTGATTAA
- a CDS encoding aspartate--ammonia ligase gives MGLFIPDHYDPKLTVRETQTAIKYIRDTFQKEFGREMNLERISAPLFVTKRSGLNDNLNGIERPVSFDMADIPNEEVEVVQSLAKWKRMALHEYNFNIGEGLYTNMNAIRRDEELDNTHSIYVDQWDWEKVIAKEDRTVATLKETVETIFKVIKHMEHEVWYKYPQAVYHLPDQIHFITTEELLTKYPNNTPKERENLIAKEFGCVFLMKIGDKLSNGEPHDGRAPDYDDWQLNGDILFWFEPLQMALEISSMGIRVSEESLAAQLKKAGCEDRKDLPFHKMLLNGELPYTIGGGIGQSRLCMLLLGRAHVGEVQSSIWSEQMRTECAKHNMFLL, from the coding sequence ATGGGATTATTTATACCGGATCACTATGATCCAAAATTAACAGTACGAGAAACACAAACCGCAATCAAATACATAAGGGATACCTTCCAGAAAGAATTTGGTCGTGAGATGAATCTAGAACGTATTTCTGCACCTTTGTTTGTCACAAAACGTTCTGGTCTAAATGATAACTTAAATGGAATCGAACGTCCTGTCTCTTTCGACATGGCTGATATACCAAATGAAGAAGTTGAGGTTGTTCAATCTCTTGCCAAATGGAAACGTATGGCTCTCCATGAATATAATTTCAATATCGGTGAAGGACTTTATACGAATATGAATGCGATACGACGTGATGAAGAACTAGACAATACTCATTCCATCTATGTTGATCAATGGGATTGGGAAAAAGTAATCGCAAAGGAAGACCGTACTGTTGCTACTTTAAAAGAAACAGTTGAGACAATCTTCAAAGTGATCAAACACATGGAACATGAAGTATGGTACAAATATCCTCAAGCTGTTTACCATTTACCTGATCAGATCCACTTCATTACAACTGAGGAACTATTAACTAAATATCCGAATAATACTCCAAAGGAACGTGAAAATCTAATTGCGAAAGAATTCGGATGTGTCTTCCTTATGAAGATTGGTGATAAATTATCGAACGGAGAGCCACATGATGGTCGTGCACCAGATTACGATGACTGGCAATTAAATGGTGATATTTTATTCTGGTTTGAACCATTACAGATGGCACTTGAAATTTCATCTATGGGTATCCGTGTTAGTGAAGAATCGTTAGCTGCGCAGCTTAAGAAAGCCGGATGTGAAGATCGTAAAGACTTACCATTCCATAAAATGCTTTTAAATGGTGAACTTCCTTATACCATCGGTGGCGGAATCGGTCAATCCAGATTATGTATGCTATTACTTGGCCGTGCTCACGTAGGTGAAGTTCAGTCCAGTATTTGGTCAGAGCAAATGCGTACAGAATGTGCAAAACATAATATGTTTTTACTTTAG
- a CDS encoding ErfK/YbiS/YcfS/YnhG family protein, putative, whose translation MKKTKNKSVFMILGIAIFAVLIIYFGMAFYYEGHFLPNTIINGVNCSNKTVDEADKLIAKKVTTYVMKISERNGKTDKIIGNDIDLKLKYEIDLDSFKDQQNKFGWVANLFKKTNYESGESITYSKKLLDYVYERFNCFKEANVTAPENATLSEYKNGGYEIVKEVQGTTVDKDKFYDVIKEAITNLQSEVSIEESDCYVKPTITSEDSHLLEAQKLANLYTQAELTYQFGEKTEILDGAKISQMIVLDDKDNVSIDEAKVGEFVDYIGKTYNTFGKTRTFKTTSGKTIQTAGGDYGWWLNRVAEKKEIIEAIKKGEKKVKEPNYYQKARQYGDDDIGNTYVEVNIATQHVWFYKEGKLVVESSCVSGNLAKGHGTKLGVFSITFLQRKQTLKGQGYSQPVEYWMPFNGDQGLHDANWRHGKFGGSIYKTSGSHGCVNLPPAVAKTIFENIEKGVPVIVY comes from the coding sequence ATGAAAAAAACAAAGAATAAATCAGTTTTTATGATTTTAGGAATTGCTATTTTCGCCGTATTGATCATTTATTTCGGTATGGCTTTTTATTATGAAGGTCATTTTTTACCAAATACGATTATTAATGGAGTGAATTGTTCGAATAAGACTGTTGATGAAGCGGACAAACTAATCGCAAAGAAGGTTACTACTTATGTAATGAAGATTAGTGAGAGAAATGGTAAGACTGATAAGATCATAGGTAATGACATAGATTTAAAATTAAAGTATGAAATTGATCTTGATAGTTTTAAAGATCAACAGAATAAATTTGGCTGGGTAGCAAATTTATTTAAGAAGACAAATTATGAAAGCGGAGAAAGTATTACATATAGTAAGAAATTATTAGATTATGTGTACGAACGTTTTAATTGTTTTAAGGAAGCAAATGTAACAGCCCCAGAGAATGCTACATTATCCGAGTATAAAAACGGCGGATACGAAATCGTAAAAGAAGTACAAGGTACAACCGTTGATAAAGATAAATTCTATGATGTGATCAAGGAAGCCATCACTAATTTACAATCAGAAGTTTCTATTGAAGAATCTGATTGTTATGTAAAACCAACCATCACAAGTGAAGATAGCCATCTATTAGAAGCACAAAAATTAGCAAATCTCTATACACAAGCTGAACTTACTTATCAATTTGGTGAAAAGACAGAGATACTAGATGGTGCAAAGATCAGTCAGATGATCGTACTTGATGACAAAGATAATGTTTCTATCGATGAAGCTAAAGTTGGAGAATTTGTTGACTATATCGGAAAGACATATAATACATTTGGAAAGACACGAACTTTTAAAACAACATCAGGAAAGACGATACAGACTGCCGGAGGTGATTACGGATGGTGGTTAAATCGTGTGGCAGAGAAGAAAGAAATCATCGAAGCTATTAAAAAAGGTGAGAAAAAGGTAAAAGAACCAAATTATTATCAGAAAGCAAGACAATATGGCGATGACGATATTGGTAATACGTATGTAGAGGTGAATATCGCAACTCAGCATGTATGGTTTTATAAAGAGGGAAAATTAGTAGTAGAATCATCTTGTGTAAGTGGTAACCTTGCGAAAGGACATGGTACAAAACTTGGAGTATTCTCTATTACATTTTTACAGCGTAAGCAGACCTTAAAAGGACAAGGTTATAGCCAGCCAGTTGAATACTGGATGCCATTTAACGGAGATCAAGGACTTCATGATGCAAATTGGAGACATGGTAAATTTGGTGGAAGTATTTATAAGACTTCAGGTTCCCATGGATGTGTTAATTTACCACCTGCCGTTGCAAAGACAATATTTGAAAACATCGAAAAGGGAGTACCTGTTATTGTGTACTAA
- a CDS encoding aminobenzoyl-glutamate transport protein encodes MKKNETKQKVSFIEKIGSKIPDPVIIFICLYAIVMIITGIFGGHQFETVGNDGSTTINTIQNMFTTENIRWMFDNALLNNWLGYSHGILGTILIVMFGIGIAEESGLLSALIRKISGNISERFLPYLLVFIGIMSNIASDAGYLIVIPLAGLLYLGLKKNPLIGMFAAFAGVSAGFSANLIPATVIDVIIGSNAQAFASSQGVPFVNGNGAALNPYTMHYYFMLASTALLVFLGGFITNKVVRPKFEKMDYTVPADISISEFGVSKEEKKALRWSGLGFILSGIIVFALAMGPLAEYKTVLEDGTSKTVTPYLDNIILLITFIFFTSGLFYGYAIKKFKTLNDVVAAMSKQLGTMGYVLVLTFFCYNFLALLTYTGLGTYITFIGAKGLELLGLSKSPTLLIIGFIIVTAIINLFVGGLTSKWMLLGPIFVPMLYKANPNMTPDVVAAAYRLADSSTNIITPLMSYAGVILIYVRKYKEDFSVGNLISAMMPYSISFLIAWTLLLLGFITFGIPLGF; translated from the coding sequence ATGAAGAAAAATGAAACAAAACAAAAAGTGTCATTTATCGAAAAAATCGGCTCCAAAATACCTGATCCAGTTATTATATTTATCTGTTTATACGCAATTGTAATGATCATTACAGGTATTTTTGGAGGACATCAATTCGAAACTGTCGGCAACGATGGAAGTACAACTATAAATACAATTCAAAATATGTTTACTACAGAAAACATAAGATGGATGTTTGACAATGCATTACTAAATAACTGGTTAGGATACTCTCATGGTATCTTAGGTACTATCTTAATCGTAATGTTTGGTATCGGTATCGCTGAAGAATCTGGTTTACTATCTGCATTGATCCGTAAGATCAGCGGAAATATTTCAGAACGTTTCTTACCATACTTATTAGTATTTATCGGAATTATGAGTAATATTGCTTCCGATGCTGGTTACTTAATTGTTATTCCATTAGCTGGGCTATTATACTTAGGGCTTAAAAAGAACCCATTGATCGGTATGTTCGCGGCATTCGCCGGTGTATCTGCTGGTTTCAGTGCTAACTTAATTCCTGCAACTGTAATCGATGTTATCATCGGTTCTAATGCACAGGCATTTGCAAGTTCACAAGGTGTTCCATTTGTAAATGGTAATGGTGCTGCATTAAATCCTTACACAATGCATTACTACTTTATGTTAGCATCTACTGCTTTATTAGTATTTTTAGGTGGATTTATTACAAACAAAGTAGTTCGTCCTAAATTCGAAAAAATGGACTATACCGTTCCTGCTGATATCAGTATTTCTGAATTCGGTGTATCTAAAGAAGAAAAGAAAGCACTTCGTTGGTCTGGTCTTGGATTCATCCTTTCTGGTATCATCGTTTTTGCACTTGCTATGGGACCTCTAGCTGAATATAAAACAGTATTAGAGGACGGAACTAGCAAAACAGTTACACCTTACCTTGATAACATTATCCTATTGATCACTTTCATCTTCTTTACAAGTGGTTTATTCTACGGATATGCTATTAAAAAATTCAAAACCTTAAATGATGTTGTCGCTGCTATGAGTAAACAGCTTGGAACAATGGGATATGTACTTGTATTAACATTCTTCTGTTATAACTTCCTTGCATTATTAACTTATACAGGACTTGGAACTTATATTACATTCATCGGTGCAAAAGGATTAGAATTATTAGGCTTATCCAAATCACCTACCTTATTAATCATTGGTTTCATCATAGTAACAGCGATCATCAACTTATTCGTTGGTGGTTTAACATCGAAATGGATGTTACTTGGACCGATCTTCGTTCCAATGTTATACAAAGCAAATCCAAATATGACACCAGATGTAGTTGCTGCAGCCTACCGTTTAGCTGACTCTTCAACTAACATCATCACTCCATTAATGAGTTATGCCGGTGTTATCTTAATCTATGTAAGAAAGTATAAAGAAGACTTCAGCGTTGGTAACTTAATCTCCGCAATGATGCCTTACTCCATCTCTTTCTTAATTGCATGGACATTATTATTACTTGGATTTATCACTTTTGGAATTCCTCTAGGATTCTAA